A single region of the Vicia villosa cultivar HV-30 ecotype Madison, WI linkage group LG4, Vvil1.0, whole genome shotgun sequence genome encodes:
- the LOC131598768 gene encoding uncharacterized protein At3g17950-like, which yields MLDPANDLVPPPSSPSISSISSSDLDTESTGSFFHDRSTTLGTLMGVSFPAITFRVPSQHRDTHSDAGVCAVGTIRNASNKKKKRTAAAASVAAERRRKWWQLCRDSDARPASLGDFLEVERRFGDGGFYETAAELEGMVAVAEQPQRNGGRMLFADGRVLPPAEDGGNGESPAESLCNRFPVSLAGICSGGAG from the exons ATGCTAGATCCAGCTAATGATTTGGTTCCACCACCATCTTCACCCTCCATCTcctccatttcctcatctgatcTTGACACTGAG TCTACAGGATCATTTTTTCATGATAGAAGCACAACATTGGGGACACTAATGGGAGTGAGTTTTCCGGCGATAACATTCAGAGTCCCGTCGCAGCACCGGGACACACATTCCGACGCCGGAGTTTGCGCCGTTGGAACCATTAGGAATGCGTCTaacaaaaagaagaaaaggaCCGCCGCCGCCGCATCGGTGGCGGCGGAGCGGCGGCGAAAGTGGTGGCAGCTGTGTAGGGACAGTGACGCAAGACCGGCTTCGTTAGGGGATTTTTTGGAGGTGGAGCGGCGGTTTGGCGACGGCGGGTTTTACGAAACGGCGGCGGAGCTTGAGGGAATGGTGGCTGTGGCTGAGCAACCGCAGAGGAACGGCGGGAGAATGCTTTTTGCTGATGGGAGGGTTCTTCCACCGGCGGAAGATGGTGGCAACGGAGAATCGCCGGCGGAGAGTCTTTGTAATAGGTTTCCGGTGTCGCTCGCCGGAATATGCAGCGGCGGTGCTGGATAG
- the LOC131594431 gene encoding pentatricopeptide repeat-containing protein At3g22470, mitochondrial-like isoform X3 gives MKHCPTAISLLKQMALKGVTPSIVTLSIWINCYCHLGEMGFAFSVLGIVFKRGYQPNNITLTTIMKGLCINGEVKKAMDFQDNVAAEGILLDEVSYGTLVNGLCKIGHTVDAFQLLQKMEEQVVKPNVVIYNMIIDNLCKVGLVTEARDLYLKILVLGINPDILTYTSLIRGFCSTGQWGEVNLLMCEMVNRNIKPNVYTFNILIDAICKKGKMIEAQGMFNLMIERGQQPDIVTFNTLMNGHCLHGNMLEARKLFDTVIEWGILHDVWSYNILIIGYCKCKWIDEAVSLFNEMHCKNMVPNIITYSSLIDGLCKSGRFSYAWELFSTINDDGPLPNVITYNILIDAFCKIQDIDTGIALFDLMFKRGLTPNVSTYNILINGYCKSKRIDEAMNLLNETHSKHLVPDSVTYNSLINGLCKSGRLSDAWELFKLMHVGGPPVDVVTYNTLLDAFCKIQHVA, from the coding sequence ATGAAACATTGCCCTACAGCTATCTCTCTTTTGAAACAAATGGCGTTGAAAGGAGTTACTCCTTCTATAGTCACTTTGAGTATTTGGATCAATTGTTACTGCCATTTGGGTGAGATGGGTTTTGCTTTTTCCGTACTCGGCATAGTTTTTAAGAGGGGATATCAACCCAATAACATAACCTTGACGACGATCATGAAAGGGTTGTGTATTAACGGCGAGGTTAAGAAAGCAATGGACTTTCAAGACAATGTGGCAGCAGAAGGAATTTTGTTGGATGAAGTTAGTTATGGGACCTTGGTCAATGGTTTGTGTAAAATAGGACATACAGTAGATGCCTTTCAGTTGCTGCAAAAGATGGAAGAACAAGTGGTTAAGCCTAACGTAGTAATCTACAACATGATCATCGATAATTTATGCAAAGTCGGGCTTGTAACTGAGGCTCGGGATTTATATTTGAAGATTCTTGTCCTGGGAATAAATCCTGATATTTTAACTTACACTTCTCTAATTCGTGGTTTTTGTAGTACGGGTCAATGGGGAGAAGTTAATCTATTGATGTGTGAAATGGTTAATAGAAACATCAAGCCGAATGTTTATACCTTCAATATATTAATTGATGCAATTTGTAAAAAAGGAAAGATGATAGAAGCTCAAGGTATGTTTAATTTGATGATTGAAAGAGGTCAGCAACCAGACATTGTTACATTCAACACTTTAATGAATGGACATTGCTTACATGGTAATATGCTCGAGGCAAGAAAATTATTTGATACAGTTATTGAATGGGGAATTCTGCATGATGTTTGGAGTTATAACATCCTGATTATTGGGTATTGCAAGTGCAAATGGATTGATGAAGCTGTGAGTCTCTTCAATGAAATGCATTGCAAAAATATGGTTCCTAATATTATAACTTACAGTTCTCTTATTGATGGTTTGTGCAAATCTGGAAGATTCTCTTATGCGTGGGAACTTTTTAGTACAATCAATGATGACGGTCCACTACCTAATGTCATCACTTACAATATCTTGATAGATGCTTTTTGCAAAATCCAAGATATTGACACGGGAATTGCCTTATTTGACCTAATGTTCAAAAGGGGATTGACTCCTAATGTTTCGACTTATAACATCTTGATTAATGGGTATTGTAAGAGTAAGAGGATTGATGAAGCCATGAACCTCCTGAATGAAACGCATAGCAAACATTTGGTTCCTGATTCTGTAACTTATAATTCTCTTATTAATGGCTTATGTAAATCTGGGAGACTCTCCGATGCATGGGAGCTTTTCAAATTGATGCATGTTGGTGGACCACCGGTTGATGTTGTTACTTACAATACATTATTAGATGCTTTTTGCAAAATACAACATGTAGCCTAG
- the LOC131594431 gene encoding pentatricopeptide repeat-containing protein At3g22470, mitochondrial-like isoform X1, with protein sequence MLCTATTRLRYAFHKFLRFFSHYPKENAKILSSFNGIEDAVTLFNRLINIQPLPSVVQFNMILGSVVKMKHCPTAISLLKQMALKGVTPSIVTLSIWINCYCHLGEMGFAFSVLGIVFKRGYQPNNITLTTIMKGLCINGEVKKAMDFQDNVAAEGILLDEVSYGTLVNGLCKIGHTVDAFQLLQKMEEQVVKPNVVIYNMIIDNLCKVGLVTEARDLYLKILVLGINPDILTYTSLIRGFCSTGQWGEVNLLMCEMVNRNIKPNVYTFNILIDAICKKGKMIEAQGMFNLMIERGQQPDIVTFNTLMNGHCLHGNMLEARKLFDTVIEWGILHDVWSYNILIIGYCKCKWIDEAVSLFNEMHCKNMVPNIITYSSLIDGLCKSGRFSYAWELFSTINDDGPLPNVITYNILIDAFCKIQDIDTGIALFDLMFKRGLTPNVSTYNILINGYCKSKRIDEAMNLLNETHSKHLVPDSVTYNSLINGLCKSGRLSDAWELFKLMHVGGPPVDVVTYNTLLDAFCKIQHVA encoded by the coding sequence ATGTTGTGTACTGCTACAACACGGTTAAGGTATGCCTTCCACAAATTTCTGAGGTTCTTTTCTCATTACCCAAAAGAAAATGCAAAAATATTATCATCCTTTAATGGCATTGAGGATGCTGTTACCTTATTCAATCGCTTGATTAATATACAGCCACTTCCATCTGTTGTACAATTCAACATGATTTTAGGGTCTGTAGTGAAGATGAAACATTGCCCTACAGCTATCTCTCTTTTGAAACAAATGGCGTTGAAAGGAGTTACTCCTTCTATAGTCACTTTGAGTATTTGGATCAATTGTTACTGCCATTTGGGTGAGATGGGTTTTGCTTTTTCCGTACTCGGCATAGTTTTTAAGAGGGGATATCAACCCAATAACATAACCTTGACGACGATCATGAAAGGGTTGTGTATTAACGGCGAGGTTAAGAAAGCAATGGACTTTCAAGACAATGTGGCAGCAGAAGGAATTTTGTTGGATGAAGTTAGTTATGGGACCTTGGTCAATGGTTTGTGTAAAATAGGACATACAGTAGATGCCTTTCAGTTGCTGCAAAAGATGGAAGAACAAGTGGTTAAGCCTAACGTAGTAATCTACAACATGATCATCGATAATTTATGCAAAGTCGGGCTTGTAACTGAGGCTCGGGATTTATATTTGAAGATTCTTGTCCTGGGAATAAATCCTGATATTTTAACTTACACTTCTCTAATTCGTGGTTTTTGTAGTACGGGTCAATGGGGAGAAGTTAATCTATTGATGTGTGAAATGGTTAATAGAAACATCAAGCCGAATGTTTATACCTTCAATATATTAATTGATGCAATTTGTAAAAAAGGAAAGATGATAGAAGCTCAAGGTATGTTTAATTTGATGATTGAAAGAGGTCAGCAACCAGACATTGTTACATTCAACACTTTAATGAATGGACATTGCTTACATGGTAATATGCTCGAGGCAAGAAAATTATTTGATACAGTTATTGAATGGGGAATTCTGCATGATGTTTGGAGTTATAACATCCTGATTATTGGGTATTGCAAGTGCAAATGGATTGATGAAGCTGTGAGTCTCTTCAATGAAATGCATTGCAAAAATATGGTTCCTAATATTATAACTTACAGTTCTCTTATTGATGGTTTGTGCAAATCTGGAAGATTCTCTTATGCGTGGGAACTTTTTAGTACAATCAATGATGACGGTCCACTACCTAATGTCATCACTTACAATATCTTGATAGATGCTTTTTGCAAAATCCAAGATATTGACACGGGAATTGCCTTATTTGACCTAATGTTCAAAAGGGGATTGACTCCTAATGTTTCGACTTATAACATCTTGATTAATGGGTATTGTAAGAGTAAGAGGATTGATGAAGCCATGAACCTCCTGAATGAAACGCATAGCAAACATTTGGTTCCTGATTCTGTAACTTATAATTCTCTTATTAATGGCTTATGTAAATCTGGGAGACTCTCCGATGCATGGGAGCTTTTCAAATTGATGCATGTTGGTGGACCACCGGTTGATGTTGTTACTTACAATACATTATTAGATGCTTTTTGCAAAATACAACATGTAGCCTAG
- the LOC131594431 gene encoding pentatricopeptide repeat-containing protein At3g22470, mitochondrial-like isoform X2: MELSKKCNLLQLRGEGCDVVYCYNTVKPLPSVVQFNMILGSVVKMKHCPTAISLLKQMALKGVTPSIVTLSIWINCYCHLGEMGFAFSVLGIVFKRGYQPNNITLTTIMKGLCINGEVKKAMDFQDNVAAEGILLDEVSYGTLVNGLCKIGHTVDAFQLLQKMEEQVVKPNVVIYNMIIDNLCKVGLVTEARDLYLKILVLGINPDILTYTSLIRGFCSTGQWGEVNLLMCEMVNRNIKPNVYTFNILIDAICKKGKMIEAQGMFNLMIERGQQPDIVTFNTLMNGHCLHGNMLEARKLFDTVIEWGILHDVWSYNILIIGYCKCKWIDEAVSLFNEMHCKNMVPNIITYSSLIDGLCKSGRFSYAWELFSTINDDGPLPNVITYNILIDAFCKIQDIDTGIALFDLMFKRGLTPNVSTYNILINGYCKSKRIDEAMNLLNETHSKHLVPDSVTYNSLINGLCKSGRLSDAWELFKLMHVGGPPVDVVTYNTLLDAFCKIQHVA; this comes from the exons ATGGAATTATCCAAGAAATGCAATCTTCTTCAACTTAGGGGAGAAGGTTGTGATGTTGTGTACTGCTACAACACGGTTAAG CCACTTCCATCTGTTGTACAATTCAACATGATTTTAGGGTCTGTAGTGAAGATGAAACATTGCCCTACAGCTATCTCTCTTTTGAAACAAATGGCGTTGAAAGGAGTTACTCCTTCTATAGTCACTTTGAGTATTTGGATCAATTGTTACTGCCATTTGGGTGAGATGGGTTTTGCTTTTTCCGTACTCGGCATAGTTTTTAAGAGGGGATATCAACCCAATAACATAACCTTGACGACGATCATGAAAGGGTTGTGTATTAACGGCGAGGTTAAGAAAGCAATGGACTTTCAAGACAATGTGGCAGCAGAAGGAATTTTGTTGGATGAAGTTAGTTATGGGACCTTGGTCAATGGTTTGTGTAAAATAGGACATACAGTAGATGCCTTTCAGTTGCTGCAAAAGATGGAAGAACAAGTGGTTAAGCCTAACGTAGTAATCTACAACATGATCATCGATAATTTATGCAAAGTCGGGCTTGTAACTGAGGCTCGGGATTTATATTTGAAGATTCTTGTCCTGGGAATAAATCCTGATATTTTAACTTACACTTCTCTAATTCGTGGTTTTTGTAGTACGGGTCAATGGGGAGAAGTTAATCTATTGATGTGTGAAATGGTTAATAGAAACATCAAGCCGAATGTTTATACCTTCAATATATTAATTGATGCAATTTGTAAAAAAGGAAAGATGATAGAAGCTCAAGGTATGTTTAATTTGATGATTGAAAGAGGTCAGCAACCAGACATTGTTACATTCAACACTTTAATGAATGGACATTGCTTACATGGTAATATGCTCGAGGCAAGAAAATTATTTGATACAGTTATTGAATGGGGAATTCTGCATGATGTTTGGAGTTATAACATCCTGATTATTGGGTATTGCAAGTGCAAATGGATTGATGAAGCTGTGAGTCTCTTCAATGAAATGCATTGCAAAAATATGGTTCCTAATATTATAACTTACAGTTCTCTTATTGATGGTTTGTGCAAATCTGGAAGATTCTCTTATGCGTGGGAACTTTTTAGTACAATCAATGATGACGGTCCACTACCTAATGTCATCACTTACAATATCTTGATAGATGCTTTTTGCAAAATCCAAGATATTGACACGGGAATTGCCTTATTTGACCTAATGTTCAAAAGGGGATTGACTCCTAATGTTTCGACTTATAACATCTTGATTAATGGGTATTGTAAGAGTAAGAGGATTGATGAAGCCATGAACCTCCTGAATGAAACGCATAGCAAACATTTGGTTCCTGATTCTGTAACTTATAATTCTCTTATTAATGGCTTATGTAAATCTGGGAGACTCTCCGATGCATGGGAGCTTTTCAAATTGATGCATGTTGGTGGACCACCGGTTGATGTTGTTACTTACAATACATTATTAGATGCTTTTTGCAAAATACAACATGTAGCCTAG
- the LOC131594432 gene encoding surfeit locus protein 1-like isoform X1, producing MPSSTSAARTLAELRRIATLTRGGANSNHIFTARSFSSDVAISPVSVSDPSPSDSNGKASKWWLYLPGAIAFGLGSWQIVRREEKIKMLEYRGKRLQMEPLKFSGAYPSSEELDSLEFRKVVCKGVFDDKKSIYVGPRSRSISGVTENGYFVITPLMPVHNYPDSVSSPILVNRGWVPRSWKEKFLEASHDEQFADPLPSPSHSDGTRSWWRFWSKEPVSSEVEDQVPSVTPNEVVGVVRGSEKPSIFVPANDPESSQWFYIDVPSIARECGLPENTIYVEDVNENVNPSNPYPLPKDVNTLIRSSVMPQDHLNYILTWYSLSAAVTFMAFKRLRQKNKRSLNCLGSFSSNL from the exons ATGCCATCGTCGACTTCCGCCGCGAGAACCCTCGCGGAGCTCCGCCGTATCGCCACCCTCACCCGCGGTGGCGCAAATTCCAATCACATCTTCACAGCCAGGTCGTTCAGCTCCGATGTAGCAATTTCACCCGTATCTGTTTCCGACCCTTCTCCCTCTGATTCAAATG gaaaagcttcAAAGTGGTGGCTGTATCTACCTGGAGCAATCGCATTTGGTCTTGGAAGTTGGCAAATTGTTAGAAGAGAAGAAAAG ATTAAAATGCTGGAGTATCGAGGGAAGAGGTTGCAAATGGAACCATTGAAATTCAGCGGTGCTTATCCGTCGAGTGAGGAATTAGATTCTCTGGAATTTAGAAAGGTGGTGTGCAAAGGAGTTTTTGATGATAAAAAATCAATCTATGTGGGGCCACGTTCAAGAAGCATTTCAGGAGTTACTGAAAATGGTTACTTTGTTATAACACCTCTTATGCCAGTTCATAATTATCCTGACAG CGTGAGTTCTCCAATTCTAGTTAACCGAGGATGGGTTCCCCGCAGttggaaagaaaagtttttaGAGGCTTCACACGATGAGCAGTTTGCAGATCCACTTCCTTCCCCTTCACACTCCGATGGAACCAGATCTTGGTGGAGATTCTGGTCTAAAGAGCCTGTTAGCAGCGAGGTTGAG GATCAGGTCCCATCTGTAACACCTAACGAAGTGGTTGGGGTAGTTCGCGGAAGTGAGAAACCAAGCATATTTGTTCCTGCAAACGATCCCGAGTCTTCCCAGTGGTTCTATATTGATGTTCCTAGCATTGCCCGAGAGTGCGGCCTTCCAGAAAATACTATCTATGTTGAAGATGTTAATGAGAATGTCAATCCAAGTAATCCTTATCCCCTTCCTAAGGATGTCAATACCTTGATTCGAAGTTCAGTGATGCCTCAGGATCACCTAAACTACATATTGACATG GTACTCTCTTTCCGCAGCAGTTACATTTATGGCTTTCAAGAGGCTAAGACAGAAAAATAAGAGGAG TCTCAATTGCCTAGGATCATTTTCAAGCAACTTGTGA
- the LOC131594432 gene encoding surfeit locus protein 1-like isoform X3, with amino-acid sequence MPSSTSAARTLAELRRIATLTRGGANSNHIFTARSFSSDVAISPVSVSDPSPSDSNGKASKWWLYLPGAIAFGLGSWQIVRREEKIKMLEYRGKRLQMEPLKFSGAYPSSEELDSLEFRKVVCKGVFDDKKSIYVGPRSRSISGVTENGYFVITPLMPVHNYPDSVSSPILVNRGWVPRSWKEKFLEASHDEQFADPLPSPSHSDGTRSWWRFWSKEPVSSEVEDQVPSVTPNEVVGVVRGSEKPSIFVPANDPESSQWFYIDVPSIARECGLPENTIYVEDVNENVNPSNPYPLPKDVNTLIRSSVMPQDHLNYILTWYSLSAAVTFMAFKRLRQKNKRR; translated from the exons ATGCCATCGTCGACTTCCGCCGCGAGAACCCTCGCGGAGCTCCGCCGTATCGCCACCCTCACCCGCGGTGGCGCAAATTCCAATCACATCTTCACAGCCAGGTCGTTCAGCTCCGATGTAGCAATTTCACCCGTATCTGTTTCCGACCCTTCTCCCTCTGATTCAAATG gaaaagcttcAAAGTGGTGGCTGTATCTACCTGGAGCAATCGCATTTGGTCTTGGAAGTTGGCAAATTGTTAGAAGAGAAGAAAAG ATTAAAATGCTGGAGTATCGAGGGAAGAGGTTGCAAATGGAACCATTGAAATTCAGCGGTGCTTATCCGTCGAGTGAGGAATTAGATTCTCTGGAATTTAGAAAGGTGGTGTGCAAAGGAGTTTTTGATGATAAAAAATCAATCTATGTGGGGCCACGTTCAAGAAGCATTTCAGGAGTTACTGAAAATGGTTACTTTGTTATAACACCTCTTATGCCAGTTCATAATTATCCTGACAG CGTGAGTTCTCCAATTCTAGTTAACCGAGGATGGGTTCCCCGCAGttggaaagaaaagtttttaGAGGCTTCACACGATGAGCAGTTTGCAGATCCACTTCCTTCCCCTTCACACTCCGATGGAACCAGATCTTGGTGGAGATTCTGGTCTAAAGAGCCTGTTAGCAGCGAGGTTGAG GATCAGGTCCCATCTGTAACACCTAACGAAGTGGTTGGGGTAGTTCGCGGAAGTGAGAAACCAAGCATATTTGTTCCTGCAAACGATCCCGAGTCTTCCCAGTGGTTCTATATTGATGTTCCTAGCATTGCCCGAGAGTGCGGCCTTCCAGAAAATACTATCTATGTTGAAGATGTTAATGAGAATGTCAATCCAAGTAATCCTTATCCCCTTCCTAAGGATGTCAATACCTTGATTCGAAGTTCAGTGATGCCTCAGGATCACCTAAACTACATATTGACATG GTACTCTCTTTCCGCAGCAGTTACATTTATGGCTTTCAAGAGGCTAAGACAGAAAAATAAGAGGAGGTAG
- the LOC131594432 gene encoding surfeit locus protein 1-like isoform X2 produces MPSSTSAARTLAELRRIATLTRGGANSNHIFTARSFSSDVAISPVSVSDPSPSDSNGKASKWWLYLPGAIAFGLGSWQIVRREEKIKMLEYRGKRLQMEPLKFSGAYPSSEELDSLEFRKVVCKGVFDDKKSIYVGPRSRSISGVTENGYFVITPLMPVHNYPDSVSSPILVNRGWVPRSWKEKFLEASHDEQFADPLPSPSHSDGTRSWWRFWSKEPVSSEDQVPSVTPNEVVGVVRGSEKPSIFVPANDPESSQWFYIDVPSIARECGLPENTIYVEDVNENVNPSNPYPLPKDVNTLIRSSVMPQDHLNYILTWYSLSAAVTFMAFKRLRQKNKRSLNCLGSFSSNL; encoded by the exons ATGCCATCGTCGACTTCCGCCGCGAGAACCCTCGCGGAGCTCCGCCGTATCGCCACCCTCACCCGCGGTGGCGCAAATTCCAATCACATCTTCACAGCCAGGTCGTTCAGCTCCGATGTAGCAATTTCACCCGTATCTGTTTCCGACCCTTCTCCCTCTGATTCAAATG gaaaagcttcAAAGTGGTGGCTGTATCTACCTGGAGCAATCGCATTTGGTCTTGGAAGTTGGCAAATTGTTAGAAGAGAAGAAAAG ATTAAAATGCTGGAGTATCGAGGGAAGAGGTTGCAAATGGAACCATTGAAATTCAGCGGTGCTTATCCGTCGAGTGAGGAATTAGATTCTCTGGAATTTAGAAAGGTGGTGTGCAAAGGAGTTTTTGATGATAAAAAATCAATCTATGTGGGGCCACGTTCAAGAAGCATTTCAGGAGTTACTGAAAATGGTTACTTTGTTATAACACCTCTTATGCCAGTTCATAATTATCCTGACAG CGTGAGTTCTCCAATTCTAGTTAACCGAGGATGGGTTCCCCGCAGttggaaagaaaagtttttaGAGGCTTCACACGATGAGCAGTTTGCAGATCCACTTCCTTCCCCTTCACACTCCGATGGAACCAGATCTTGGTGGAGATTCTGGTCTAAAGAGCCTGTTAGCAGCGAG GATCAGGTCCCATCTGTAACACCTAACGAAGTGGTTGGGGTAGTTCGCGGAAGTGAGAAACCAAGCATATTTGTTCCTGCAAACGATCCCGAGTCTTCCCAGTGGTTCTATATTGATGTTCCTAGCATTGCCCGAGAGTGCGGCCTTCCAGAAAATACTATCTATGTTGAAGATGTTAATGAGAATGTCAATCCAAGTAATCCTTATCCCCTTCCTAAGGATGTCAATACCTTGATTCGAAGTTCAGTGATGCCTCAGGATCACCTAAACTACATATTGACATG GTACTCTCTTTCCGCAGCAGTTACATTTATGGCTTTCAAGAGGCTAAGACAGAAAAATAAGAGGAG TCTCAATTGCCTAGGATCATTTTCAAGCAACTTGTGA
- the LOC131594432 gene encoding surfeit locus protein 1-like isoform X4, with product MPSSTSAARTLAELRRIATLTRGGANSNHIFTARSFSSDVAISPVSVSDPSPSDSNGKASKWWLYLPGAIAFGLGSWQIVRREEKIKMLEYRGKRLQMEPLKFSGAYPSSEELDSLEFRKVVCKGVFDDKKSIYVGPRSRSISGVTENGYFVITPLMPVHNYPDSVSSPILVNRGWVPRSWKEKFLEASHDEQFADPLPSPSHSDGTRSWWRFWSKEPVSSEDQVPSVTPNEVVGVVRGSEKPSIFVPANDPESSQWFYIDVPSIARECGLPENTIYVEDVNENVNPSNPYPLPKDVNTLIRSSVMPQDHLNYILTWYSLSAAVTFMAFKRLRQKNKRR from the exons ATGCCATCGTCGACTTCCGCCGCGAGAACCCTCGCGGAGCTCCGCCGTATCGCCACCCTCACCCGCGGTGGCGCAAATTCCAATCACATCTTCACAGCCAGGTCGTTCAGCTCCGATGTAGCAATTTCACCCGTATCTGTTTCCGACCCTTCTCCCTCTGATTCAAATG gaaaagcttcAAAGTGGTGGCTGTATCTACCTGGAGCAATCGCATTTGGTCTTGGAAGTTGGCAAATTGTTAGAAGAGAAGAAAAG ATTAAAATGCTGGAGTATCGAGGGAAGAGGTTGCAAATGGAACCATTGAAATTCAGCGGTGCTTATCCGTCGAGTGAGGAATTAGATTCTCTGGAATTTAGAAAGGTGGTGTGCAAAGGAGTTTTTGATGATAAAAAATCAATCTATGTGGGGCCACGTTCAAGAAGCATTTCAGGAGTTACTGAAAATGGTTACTTTGTTATAACACCTCTTATGCCAGTTCATAATTATCCTGACAG CGTGAGTTCTCCAATTCTAGTTAACCGAGGATGGGTTCCCCGCAGttggaaagaaaagtttttaGAGGCTTCACACGATGAGCAGTTTGCAGATCCACTTCCTTCCCCTTCACACTCCGATGGAACCAGATCTTGGTGGAGATTCTGGTCTAAAGAGCCTGTTAGCAGCGAG GATCAGGTCCCATCTGTAACACCTAACGAAGTGGTTGGGGTAGTTCGCGGAAGTGAGAAACCAAGCATATTTGTTCCTGCAAACGATCCCGAGTCTTCCCAGTGGTTCTATATTGATGTTCCTAGCATTGCCCGAGAGTGCGGCCTTCCAGAAAATACTATCTATGTTGAAGATGTTAATGAGAATGTCAATCCAAGTAATCCTTATCCCCTTCCTAAGGATGTCAATACCTTGATTCGAAGTTCAGTGATGCCTCAGGATCACCTAAACTACATATTGACATG GTACTCTCTTTCCGCAGCAGTTACATTTATGGCTTTCAAGAGGCTAAGACAGAAAAATAAGAGGAGGTAG
- the LOC131594433 gene encoding non-specific lipid transfer protein GPI-anchored 9-like isoform X2, translating to MAKTSKIFLSFLLINLSSFVNLCLCDGTNMSDLDQLLPGLGQSAVLQNAQCMQKLLPCQPYLNSPNIPPPACCTPLKEMATTGSDCLCSVLSNPKLFVSLEVTKEQLLKLPKACGVDVDASKCNATTPAEGTTPATSASSTSTSTSEDEAAAEEGSEATTSATKMITPYGITYFGVSGFVTLLTALVFSAY from the exons ATGGCTAAAACTTCCAAGATCTTCCTCTCATTCCTCTTGATAAATTTATCTTCATTTGTCAACCTTTGTTTATGCGACGGAACCAACATGAGCGATCTCGATCAGCTTCTTCCTGGTTTAGGACAATCTGCAGTTTTGCAAAATGCACAATGCATGCAAAAACTGCTTCCATGTCAACCATATTTGAATTCTCCAAACATTCCTCCACCAGCATGTTGTACACCTTTGAAGGAAATGGCAACAACTGGATCTGATTGTCTTTGCAGTGTTCTTAGCAATCCTAAGCTTTTTGTGTCCCTTGAAGTTACTAAGGAACAATTGTTGAAGCTTCCTAAGGCTTGTGGTGTTGATGTTGATGCCTCTAAGTGCAATGCCACCACCCCTGCAG AAGGAACCACACCAGCAACATcagcatcatcaacatcaacctcAACATCAGAAG ATGAAGCAGCAGCCGAAGAGGGTTCTGAAGCCACCACAAGCGCAACAAAAATGATTACTCCATATGGAATCACTTATTTTGGTGTATCTGGCTTTGTTACATTGTTGACTGCTCTAGTATTTTCTGCATACTAA
- the LOC131594433 gene encoding non-specific lipid transfer protein GPI-anchored 9-like isoform X1, with product MAKTSKIFLSFLLINLSSFVNLCLCDGTNMSDLDQLLPGLGQSAVLQNAQCMQKLLPCQPYLNSPNIPPPACCTPLKEMATTGSDCLCSVLSNPKLFVSLEVTKEQLLKLPKACGVDVDASKCNATTPAAEGTTPATSASSTSTSTSEDEAAAEEGSEATTSATKMITPYGITYFGVSGFVTLLTALVFSAY from the exons ATGGCTAAAACTTCCAAGATCTTCCTCTCATTCCTCTTGATAAATTTATCTTCATTTGTCAACCTTTGTTTATGCGACGGAACCAACATGAGCGATCTCGATCAGCTTCTTCCTGGTTTAGGACAATCTGCAGTTTTGCAAAATGCACAATGCATGCAAAAACTGCTTCCATGTCAACCATATTTGAATTCTCCAAACATTCCTCCACCAGCATGTTGTACACCTTTGAAGGAAATGGCAACAACTGGATCTGATTGTCTTTGCAGTGTTCTTAGCAATCCTAAGCTTTTTGTGTCCCTTGAAGTTACTAAGGAACAATTGTTGAAGCTTCCTAAGGCTTGTGGTGTTGATGTTGATGCCTCTAAGTGCAATGCCACCACCCCTGCAG CAGAAGGAACCACACCAGCAACATcagcatcatcaacatcaacctcAACATCAGAAG ATGAAGCAGCAGCCGAAGAGGGTTCTGAAGCCACCACAAGCGCAACAAAAATGATTACTCCATATGGAATCACTTATTTTGGTGTATCTGGCTTTGTTACATTGTTGACTGCTCTAGTATTTTCTGCATACTAA